In Polyangiaceae bacterium, the genomic window AGCCGGGCGCTCGGCGGCGTGTTTCAGACCGTGTGCGCGCACGCCGGCTGGCTGCCGACGCGCGCGCACGGGCAGACGACGGGCTCGCTGGTCGCCCGGCCCGGCGACGCCTGCTGGGTCACGGCCACGGCGGCGCCTTGTCTGTCGCTGTTCAAGCCGGTGGACCTCGGCGCCGAGTTGCCCGCGTTCGGAGCGCCGAACGGTAGCTACGATCCGGGCACGCTCTGGTGGCGCCACGAGCGCTTGCACCGACTCGCGCTCCGAGACTTGGACGGTGCGCTGGGGTCGATCGGCGCCGAGCGTGACCGCTTCGAAATGGAGGTGCTCGAGGGACTGCCGCCGGGCGACGCCTGGGCCCGCGCGGTGCGACTCGAGGCGAGCTGGGAAGCGGCGCTGCGGGACCGCGGCCTGAGCTCGGCGCCCTTGCCCCGCTACTGGCGCCGCCTCGACCGTGAGTCCGGCTTGCCAGCGGCGCCGTCCTGACGCTTCCGCGGCAACTGGAAAATTCCAGTGTGGCCCGAGCAAAATCGTGGGCGCACGTGCACTTGGCGCGTGCGGGTCGGCCGGTCCATGCTCCAATGTCGGCGCTTGGGAGGCTCGATGCTGCGCGCACTTTCGCTCTCGCTTTTCGTCGCCACTGGCCTTTTCGTCTTCGCCTGCGGCTCGGCGGATTCGAGCGGGTCGAACCCGAACTGCTCCAACAACAGCTGTAGCGCCTGCGCGAACTGCTACGAGCTGTGCGTCTGTACCACCGGGGACACCGCGCAGTGCGCGCCGGCGTGCGGCATGAGCAGCACCGGTGGTGCGCCTGGCGGCGGCGGCGCTCCCGCCGGCGGCGCCGGCGGTGGCCCGAGCGGGGGCAGCGGTGGAGGCGGCGGCACCATCTCGTCGGGCGGGCTCGCGACGGGCCTGTCGATCACCGAGATCAGCCTGTACCAGGCGGTCAAGGTGCCGCTGATGCAGAACTGGAGCGAGCCGGCCCGCAACGCTCCGATCATCGTCGATCGCGAGGGCGTCTTCCGCGTCTTCGTCAACCCGGAGTCCGGCTACCAGGCCCGCGAGATCATCGCGCGGGTCGAGCTCGCCGGCGGCGCCACCGGCAGCTTCGACGGCGGGGCGTACATCGGCGGGCCGTCGTCCGACACTGACCCGAACTCGACCATCCAGGTCTCGATCCCGCCCGGGACCATCAAGCCGAACACGACCTACACCGTCAGCCTGCTCGAGGCAGCGCAGGGCCAGAGCTTCCCCGGCGCGAGCGACAAGGCGAAATACGGCGCGGTCAACCTGGGGGCGCAGGGCTCCGGCGTATTCAACGTCATGCTGGTGCCGATCGTGATCAACGGCATCACACCGGTGACCGGGCCCAGCGAGGTGCAGGCGTACCACGACCGGCTGTTCAAGCTGTACCCGGCCCACGAGGTCAACGTCGAGGTGCGCGCGCCAGCCACGTATGGCGGCTCGGCCCCCCAGGCGAAGAGCATCTCGGGCTGGAACCAGCTCTTGAACTGGCTGATGCAGCTGCGTTCCAACGACAAGCCGCCGGCCAACTACTACTACTACGGCGTCTTCACCCCCGCGACGTCCTTCGCCGCGTTTTGCGGCGGCGCGTGCATCGCGGGCCTGTCGAACACGCCGTACAACCAGCCGAACGACGTGCTCTCGCGCAGCAGCATCGGCCTCGGCTTTTTCCCGAGCGGCGGCAACCCGAGCTCGTCCGACACCATGGCGCACGAGGTGGGCCACGCGCTCGGCTTGTTCCACGCGCCCTGTCAGACGCAGGACGCCGATCCGCAGTTCCCGTACTCCGGCGGCGGCATCGGCACCTGGGGCTGGGACATCTTCACCAAGAACTTCCTCGAGCCCAGCAAGTACAAGGACATCATGGGCTACTGCGATCCCACCTGGACCGCGGACTGGACGTTCAACAAGATGTACAAGCGCATCTCGTACGTGAACGGAGCCGGTGACGTCGCGGTGCCCACCGATCCCGAGCGCGCCCCGGGGCGTTTCAACACGGCCATCATCGCCGACGACGGCACCCTCTCCTGGGGCACGCCCATCGACACGCCATGGCCGGTGCTCACCGACGAGCGCACGGTCGAGATCCTGGACGCTGCCGGCAAGGTCATCGGCAAGGTGAAGGGCTTCGCCTACCCGGTCGGGCACGACGGCAAGACGACGTTCCTGCTCATCCGCGACAAGGGCGCCTTCGCGCCGAACGCGGCGGCGATCAAGCCGGCGGGCTCCCCGGTGAGCCTCGCGCTCTAGCGTAGGAGCGGGAGAGATTGCGCCACGGCGCTACGCGCGCCACGAAGCCACGGCAGAATTTCTTGGTCGTGTCGTGGGCTGCCGCGCGCGCGGGTGCCGGAGCGCCGGCTCCGCCGAGCGGGTGGGAGCGGGAGAGATTGCGCCACGGCGCCACGACGCAACGACGCAACGACGGAATTTCTTGGTTGTGTCGTGGGCTGACGGGCGCGGGCGCGGGCGCGGGCGCGTCGGGTCGGCTAGAAATGAAATCGTGGCGCCGTGGCGTCGTGGCGCCCGTGGCGCAAATTCCCCAGTGCCGAAGCGCGAGCTCACAGGGCGACGTTTCGCAGCCGGAGCGCGTTGCCGATCACGCTGACGCTCGACAGGCTCATGGCGGCCGCGGCGATCATCGGTGAAAGCAGCATGCCGAAGACCGGGTAGAGCGCGCCCGCGGCGACGGGCACGCCCAGCGCGTTGTAGACGAAGGCCCAGCCCAGGTTCTGTCGGATGTTGGTCAGCGTCGCCCGCGAGAGCGCCCGGGCCCGGGCGATGGCACGGAGATCGCCCCGGACCAGCGCGACGTGGGCGCTCTCGAGGGCCACGTCGGTGCCGTTGCCCATGGCCACCCCGACGTCGGCGCGCGCCAGCGCCGGCGCGTCGTTGATGCCATCGCCGGCCATCAGCACCACGCGCCCCTGGCTCTGGAGCTTGGCGACCAGCTCAGCCTTTTCGCTGGGAGAGACGCCCGCGTGTACGTCCGCGATGCCCAACTCCTTCGCGACGACGCGGGCAGCGGCCTCCCGGTCGCCGGTGACCATGATCACCTGGATGCCCTCCGCTCGGAGCGACGCCAGCGCTTCGGCGGTGGTGCTCTTCACCGGATCGGAGACCTCGACCACTCCGTCGAGGGCGCCGTCCACCGCGATCAGCACCAGCGTGCGGCCCGCGCTCTCGCCGGCGCCGAGCTCGCCCGGCTCAATGCCGGCGTCCTGAAGGTGTGCGGCGTTACCGATGCGGACCTCGTGCGCTCCGACGCGCCCGCTCACGCCTCGGCCTGGCGTGGCGCTGAAGCCCTCGGCGGGAGTGAGCGTCAGCTTCTCCGCGCGAGCGTGCTCGACAAGGGCGCGACCGAGGGGGTGCTCGCTGCCGACCTCGAGGCTCGCCGCCAGCGCGAGGAGCTCCGTCTCGCTGCGCCCGCCGAGCGCGCTGACGGCGGTGACGCGCGGGCGGCCCTCGGTCAAGGTGCCCGTCTTGTCCACCAGCACCGTGTCCACCGCGGCCAGCCGCTCCAGCGCCTCGGCGTTCTTGAACAGGATGCCGCTCCGGGCGCCGCGCCCGGTCCCCACCATGATCGACATCGGCGTCGCCAGGCCGAGCGCGCAGGGGCAGGCGATGATCAGCACGCTGATCGCCGCCACCAGCGCGTAGGCCAGGCGCGGGGCCGGCCCCACGCTGATCCAGATCCCGAATGCGACCAGCGCCGCCACCACCACCGCCGGCACGAACGACGCCGAGACTCGGTCCGCCAGTCGCTGGATCGGCGCCCGGGTGCGCTGCGCTTCCATCACCTGGCGCACGATGCGCGCGAGCAACGTGTCCGCCCCGACCCGCTCGGCCCTGAGCACGAAGCTGCCGGTCGTGTTCAAGGTGGCGCCGGTGACGCGATCGCCCGCAGACTTGGCGACGGGGGCGGCCTCGCCGGTGAGCATCGACTCGTCCACGCGGCTCTCGCCCTCGAGCAGCACGCCGTCCGTCGGCACCTTCTCGCCGGGGCGCACCCGCAACCTGTCGCCGACGTGGATGGAGTCGAGGGGCGCGTCCGCTTCGTTGCCCGAAGCGTCCAGGCGGTGAGCGAGGGCAGGGGCGAGGGAGAGCAGCGCGCGCACCGCGCTCGAAGTGGCCGCGCGCGCCCGGAGCTCGAGCACCTGACCGAGCAGGACCAGCGTGACGATCACGGCGCTGGCCTCGAAATACACGCCGACCTCGCCGTGGTGCCCGCGCAGCTCGGCGGGGAACAGGCCGGGGGCGAGTGCGGCCACCAGGCTGTAGCCATAGGCGACGCCGGTGCCGACGCCGATCAGCGTGAACATGTTGAGGCGCAGCGTCCGAAGCGAGACCCACGCGCGCTGAAAGAAGGGCCAGCCGCCCCACAGCACGACCGGCGAGGCGAGCAGCGCCAGGACGAGCGGCCGAGCCGGAAGGCTCGCGACGCGGAGCGAGCCGAGCGCGTGACCGACCGGATCACCCGGCAACATCTCCGCCATGGACAGCGCGAACACCGGCAACGTGAAGAGCAGCGACACACGGAGGCGGCGGCGCATGTCGTCGAGCTCGGGGTTGTCGGGCTCGGCTGCGCCGATCTCGGCCGGCTCGAGCGCCATGCCGCAGCTCGGGCACGCGCCGGGCTTGGATTCGTGGACCTCCGGGCACATCGGACAGATCCAAGCGGACGCCGCGCTCGGCGCGGCCTTGGGCGCCGGCGGTGGCGGGGCGGGCGCCTCGGCCGAGGTCGCGGGCAGGTACTGGGCGGGGTTCGCCTGGAACTTCTCCGCGCAGCCCTGACAGCAGAAGAAGTACGGCTTCTTCTCGTGGCGGACCAGCGCACCCGGCGCCGAGCGGCTCACGCTCATTCCGCAGACCGGATCGACGGCCGTCAGGCAATTCGCTGGGTCCGCCTGGAACTTGGTGGCGCAGCCCTGGCAGCAGAAGAAGTACGGCTTCTTCTCGTGGCGGAAGCTCGCCTTGGCCGTCGCGCGCTTCACCGTCATACCGCAGATGGGATCGATGGCCGTCAGGTACGCCGCCGGATCGGCCTGGAACTTGTCGGCGCAGCCCTGGCAGCAGAAACCGTACGCCACGCCCTCGTGCTCGAAGCGCGCCTTCGGCTGCTCCGGGTTCACGTCCATGCCGCAGATGGGATCCTTCATGGGGCATCGGGAGAATTGGAACGCTTGGCTCGGCGCGGCAAGTGGCGTGTCGCGGAGAAGGCCCGCGAAAACTGCGTCAGCCCCGCACGCTCAGCATCAGCTCGCGCAATGCGGCCGCGGCGGGCGGCAAGCGCAGGGCGCCGCGGTGGCAGAGGACCAGCTGCCTCGGGATGGGCGTGGCGGGGTGCCTGAGCTGGACGAGGCGGCCGATGGCGAGGTCGCGGGTGATGGCCGCGCGGCTGATCAACGCCACACCGATGCCCTCGGCCACGTGACCCTTGATGGCGGCGATGCTCCCGAGCTCCATCACGATGTCGGCCTCGGGGAAGTGGCGATCGAGCATCTCCCGGGTGACGGTCCCCTTGGGGAACGTCAAGAACGGCGCGCCCTCGAGCCGCACGCCCGGCGCGGCCACCAACACGAAGGCGTCGTCGCGCCAGTGCTCTCCGTCCGGTCCAGTCAAGACGGCGATGTCGAGACCGCCGCTCTCGAGCTGATCGAGCGCCTCGTCGCGGGTCAGCTCCCGCAGCACGATGCGCACGCCAGGGTGACGCTTGCGGAAGCGCCCGAGCAGCGAGGGCAAGAGATAGGTCGCGGTGGTCGCGCCGGCCCCAAGACGCACCACTCCCTTGTCGAGCCCCTCGAGCTCGGCCACTGCTCGGCGCGCGTCTTCGATGGCGGAGAGGGCGACCCGCGCCCGGGAGGCGACCTCTCGTCCCGCGGCTGTCAGCTCCGCACCGTGCCGGCCGCGGTCGAGCAAGCGAGCGCCGAAGGCCTGCTCGAGCCTGCGCACCGAGACGCTGAGCGCCGGCTGGGTCAGGTGCGCGGCGCGCGCCGCCTGGGTGAACGTGCCGCGCTCCGCGATCAGCAGCAGGTGCTTCAGATCATCCATCATGATTGTTTATGGAAACTACCAAAACAATCAATTGGTGCAACTGCTCACCGAGGCCCACCCTGGGCTGCATGTTCGACGTCGCGCTGCTGCTCTGCTTGGGGGTCGCCGCCGGAGCGCTGACCACGCTGGCTGGGCTCGGTGGCGGGCTCCTCCTGCTGCTCGGGCTCTCGCTGCTCTGGGATCCGGTCCGGGCCTTGGCGGTGACCACCCCGGCGCTGCTGATCGGGAACCTCCACCGCGGTTGGGTGCTTCGCGAGCGCGTGAACTGGGCCGTGGCGCGCGCCTTCGCGCTCGGGGCGGTGCCCGGCGCGGCCGTCGGTGGGCTCGCGGCGGTGAGCGTTCCCCCCGTGGCTGTGAACGTGCTGATGCTGCTCGTGACGGCGCTGAGCCTCGGGCGCGCGCTCGGCGCGTTCGACGTGCGCGCGCCGGCCCGCGCGATGACCCCCGCCGGCTTCGTCATCGGCGGGCTCACCGGAACCGCGGGCGGCGCCGGGGTGCTCACCGGCCCGCTGTTCTTGTCGGCGGGCCTGTCGGGCGACGCCTACGCCGGCACCATCGCGGCGTCCGGCGTCGCCATGCACCTCGGGCGCGTCGCCGGCTACGGTGCCGGCGGTCTCTTGACCCGCGATCTCTGGCTCTGGTCGGGCTCCCTCGCTTTGGCGCTGGTCTCGGGCAACGCGCTCGGGCGCCGCTTGCGCCGCTTCACCGAGAAGCTCCCGGAGGGCGGCGTCGAGCACGCCGTCCTGGTGGTGTGTGTGGTCCTGGCCGTGACCGGGTTGGGCCGCTCCTGAGGGCGCGTGGTATGTCGAGCCCCATGCTGCGGAGCTCGCTCCTCGTGCTCGTCATCGCCGTCGCCGGGTGCTCCTCGGAGGAGCCGGGCTCGGAGCCCGAGGCGCCCACGAAGTGCGATCCGAGCAGGCCAGCGCCGAGCAGCGTCCCGGCGTTCGAGCTCTTGCGCGAGCAGATCGGCGGCGGCTACGCGCCGCTCGTGGCCGGCGATGCGCTGGTCCGTCACTACGGCGCCCAAGGTGGATCGCACTTCTACGTCTACGGCCGGCTGTTCTCCGCCGAGCCGAGCGTCTGGCTCTTGAACGCGAGCTTCACCAGCGCCGACTCGACGCTGCTCGCGCAGGGCAGCCGCGGCTTCACCGCCTGCGCGGCCGAGTGGGTCGAGCCGCGGGAGATCACCGTGTTCCTCGAGGCCGGCGGCGACCTTGCTGGGACGCTGCTCGTCACAGCGAAGCCCGAGCAAGGTACGCCGCTCACCTTCGAAGCGCCGATCACCGTCAGTGGAGGTTGACTTCAGCCAGTCGGAAGAGTGGCGGCGCGGGGTTGGGGTCCCCGCGCGGGGTGCGGGGCGAAGCCCCGCCGCGAGCAACCGGCGAGGCCGGGGCCGGCTACGCTTCCGCTGGCGTCAGGCGCCAGACGTCGTGCGCGAAGAGTCACGTGAGGTGCTCTCTCAGCCCGTGACCGGCGCGGTCACGAGCTCCTCTTCACCCGGCTCGGAGGCAAGCCGCTCGCGGGAGGCCTCCGCGGCCTTGCGCCAGGAGCCGCGCTCGAGCCGCCACCAGAGCAGGCTCGAACCGACGACGATCTCGGCGCACAAGCCGAGCCAGCCGCCGAGCGCGCCCCAGCCGAGGCGCACGCCCAAGAGCCAAGCCAACGGCGGGGTCGAGACCCAGGCGATGACCACGGCGATCACCGCCGGGTAGCGCACGTCACCGGTGCCGCGCAGAACGCAGCGGGCGATGGCGTTTGCCCCGTCGAAGATCTGGAAGGCAGCTGCCACCCAGAGCAGCTTCACCGTGACCGCGCGGACCGCGAGGTCGGTGGTGAACGCCCCGGCCAGGAGCTGGGCGAAGGCCACGAACACGAGCGCACAGGCTCCCGTGTACGCGGTCGCGACCAGGAGCGCGCGCCGCGCGACCTTTGGCACGAGCCCGTCCTGTCCGGCGCCGACCGCCTGCCCGACCATCACGCTCGCGGCCTCACCGACGGCGAGCGCCGGCAGGAACGAGATGTGGGTCAGCTGCAGGGCGATCTGGTGCGCCGCGAGATCCACGGCGCCGATGCCCGCGAGCACGACGACCAGGACCGCGAAGGCGCCGATCTCGAGCAGGAACTGCAGGCCCAGGGGTACCCCGAGGCGCAGCAAGGTCCCGACGTGTCGGAGCCGCACCCGCGCCCAGGCGAAGCCGGGGCGACGCGACGCCGAGACGAGCAGCGCCGCCTCGACGACGTGGGAGAGCGCCGTCGCCGCACCCGCGCCGCGCACGCCGAGGCCGAGCACCAGGATGAACAGCGCGTCGAGCGCGATGTTGCAGAGGTTCGCGCCGAGCGCGGAGACCAGCGGCGAGCGCGAGTCCCCGAGCCCGTAGCGCGCCTCGCGGAGCGCCACGGCCACGAGCACGAACGGCGCGCCCAGGTTACGCCACCACAGGTACTCGGCGGCGAGGTGCCCGGCCTCGGCGCTGGCCGAGAACCGGGGTAGGAACGCGGCCAGCCCGCGGCCCGCGCCGATGCCCAGGAGCCCCAGGGCGAGCGCGAGCGCGATGCCTGCCGCGAGATACACGGGGATGTCCCCGCGCCGCCCGGCGCCGGTGGCCTGACTGACCACGACCTTCACCGAACGAAGCAGGCCGAAGCCGAAGACGATCAGGCCGAAGGCAGCGATGCCACCGAGCCCCACGCCTGCGAGTGCGTTAGCCCCGAGCCGGCCGACGAACAGCGTGCTCACCAGGGTCATGACGCTGTAGGACAGCATCGAGACCGCGATGGGCCACGCCAGCCGCACCAGCTCGGGGACGGGTTTCAATCTCCAGTGGAGGGATTCTCGTTGTCGTTGTGTGTTCATGACGATTGACTCCAAGCGCGAAGCAAAAAAAAAACCGCGGGGACCTTTCGGTGCCCGCGGCAGGAGATCAGGGGTATTTGGCTGGTTTAGGCGATCAGCCGACCTCCTGCCGCGAAGGCAATGCACACGCCGAAGTCCTTCCGGGACTTCGCGGTGAGCATCTGGTTACGCGGGAGGCGGTTCATGGATTACCTCGTAGCTTCCGTTTCAATCCCACGATTTCGCGCACTGGTCAAGCGCGCGCAGATTGTCGTGGCGCGGCGCGGTGTTGTGATCACTCGCAGCGAGCGATGAGCCAGCCGCCGGCGACGTTCTTCGAGCTCAGCTTGGGCTTCCCGAGCCACACCAGCGCGACTTTGCCGCGCGCCGCAGCGATCGCGAGGCGCGTTCCGTCGAAGTCCGCGCCGAGCTTGGCGGACGAAATGTTGCCGAAGCTCGGAGTGCCCATCGCGCCGCCGAGGCTGTCGAGCTGGATGAACATGGGGCTGCCGTGGGCGGCGTAGAGTCGATCGCCGTCCACCGCCAGCACCGAGGAGAGCGCGCCGGGGCTCGGCAGCTCGCCCGTGGCGACGGTGTTGATGCCGCCCGTGGCGAGCTCGTAGACGCCGACGTGGAGCCCGCTCGGGGTGCGCACTCCGGCGGCGACGCGCGCGTCCCAAGCCACCAGATCGCCGGCGTTGGCGGCGGGCAGCGCGGGCGCCGCGGCGACGCTGAGCACGCTCGCACCGAGCGGGCCGAGCAGAAGCTCCGAGCTCCCGGCCGCCGGGTTGGGTGAGAGCAGCGCGATGACCTCGCTGCCAGTCGCGACGGACGCCCAGGGGCGGGGCCCGTCCCCGAACGGGTGGGCGATGGGCACCGTGGTCTTGAACACCGCACCTTGGAGGACGATGCGCTCGACCACCGCGGGCAGGCCGTCCGTGGTGACCAGGTAGACGAGCTCCCACTCTCCGGTGAGCTTGCCGGGCGCGACGGCGCGGAGCGAGGTGTCGAGCTGCTCGAACGCGCCGTTCTTCGGCGCCGAGGCCTGCTCGACGACGCCCTTGTCGTCGAATGGGATGAATACCGCGCCGGCGCCCTTGCCGCAGTTGGGCGTGCTGGCTGCCAGCATCCCGAGGCCGCTCCGATAGGCGAGGCTCACGCCGTCAGTCGGGACTTCGCTGGTGCAGCCGCCCAGCTGGAAGTCGGAGGGATTGCCGGCCACGCCCGCGTCGGAGAGCGAGAGCACGAGGGCGCGGAGCGAGCTCCCGTCCTGGTCGCGGTAGCCGATCACGAACCCGGTGTCCGTCGCGACGATCCCGGGGCCGGTGAGCGTGCCGGGGCCCGCCATCAGCGCGGGCAGATCGCCAGACGACTCGAGCACGCAGCCCGAGACGCTGCCGCCTGCGCCGCCCAGCGAGCCACCAGCGCTACCGCCGACGGCGCCGCCGGCGCCTCCCGTGCCGCTCGTGCCAGCGTTGCCACCCGCGCCGCCGCTGCCGGCACTCGGGCCCTCCGTCTTTCCCCCGCAGCTCGCGAGCAGCGTCGAGAGCGCGGTGAGCACGCGCCAGGTGGTCCGCATGCAGCGAGTCTACACCGTCACGGGGCAGGCTGCCTGCAGCGCACCCGCTCGCGGGTCGGGGCCAAACACATCTTGTTGGGCGCGCAGGGGTGCGTGACGATCATCCAGCAGCTGCCGTCGGCCTCCCAGCGCTCGAGCTTGGCGTCATCGTGCGGCTCGGGCAGCGCAGGTGCCGACAGCGCCCGCGGGTAGAGACCGATCTCGAGGCGCGCGCCGCGCTCGGCGTCGGTCGGCAGCTTCACCGCGGCGAAGGCCTCCCGCGTGCAGTTCGAGAGCGCGTTGTCCGGGGCGCCCTTCACCTCGACGCCTCCTTTCGGGAGCTTGATCGAGATCGTCAGCGTCGCCGTGGCGGAGGCCTCGCGCCCGAGCCACTCCGCGTAACAGGCGTAGAGCGCCGGCAACGCCGCCAGCCAACGCGTGGTGATCGGCGGTTCGAGCGCGGAGCCGAGGTCCTGCTCGTCGGTGACCCGGAGCATCGGCCCCTCGGGATCCCGGGTTTTGGTCCAGCCGCTGTCGCTCGGCGCGAGCGTGGGCTTCTCCGGCTCGGGAGGCGGCGCGACGTAGCGGCTCTTCGCCGCCGCCGGCGCGCAGGCCATCCAAGTGTCGGCCTGCTCGAAGGCCTTCGCGAGCCAGGCCCTGGGGATGGTGTCGAGGGGCTCCTCCAGCCGCAGCCCAGCGACGTTCTTCGCGTCGAGCCCGGGAAAGGACCCGAGCACCCGCCCGTGCCCGCGCAGAGCGGCGACGCGCAGGAAGGTGAAGGCGCGGACGTAGTCCTTCTCGTCCGCAGGCTCCGGCGCGTGATCGGTGAACGCGAAGCCGAAGACCACGCTGCCGAAGCGGTGCTGCCCCTCCAGGCTGCCGTGCTCGGCCGCCTCTTCCAGGTCCTTCACGCCTTGCTCGAAGAGCTCGCGCTTGGGGTGCTCTTCGTAGCGCAGGTGCTCGAGGAACGGTTTCGCGCGCTCGAACGCCGCCTCGCCTCGGGCGACGTCCACCGGCTCGCACTTCGGCGTCGCCCTTGCCTCGGGCTCGGGCGCGACCGCCGGCGGGGGCGCCCCCGCGCAGGCCAGAAGGAGGCTCAACCCGAGAAGAGGCAACGTTTGCAGGGGGTTCATCACTCGGGGAGTGGCGCAGATCCCAAGGACCTCACCAGACTCACGCGGGCCGGAGGCCCG contains:
- a CDS encoding MATE family efflux transporter — protein: MKPVPELVRLAWPIAVSMLSYSVMTLVSTLFVGRLGANALAGVGLGGIAAFGLIVFGFGLLRSVKVVVSQATGAGRRGDIPVYLAAGIALALALGLLGIGAGRGLAAFLPRFSASAEAGHLAAEYLWWRNLGAPFVLVAVALREARYGLGDSRSPLVSALGANLCNIALDALFILVLGLGVRGAGAATALSHVVEAALLVSASRRPGFAWARVRLRHVGTLLRLGVPLGLQFLLEIGAFAVLVVVLAGIGAVDLAAHQIALQLTHISFLPALAVGEAASVMVGQAVGAGQDGLVPKVARRALLVATAYTGACALVFVAFAQLLAGAFTTDLAVRAVTVKLLWVAAAFQIFDGANAIARCVLRGTGDVRYPAVIAVVIAWVSTPPLAWLLGVRLGWGALGGWLGLCAEIVVGSSLLWWRLERGSWRKAAEASRERLASEPGEEELVTAPVTG
- the cadA gene encoding cadmium-translocating P-type ATPase, translating into MDVNPEQPKARFEHEGVAYGFCCQGCADKFQADPAAYLTAIDPICGMTVKRATAKASFRHEKKPYFFCCQGCATKFQADPANCLTAVDPVCGMSVSRSAPGALVRHEKKPYFFCCQGCAEKFQANPAQYLPATSAEAPAPPPPAPKAAPSAASAWICPMCPEVHESKPGACPSCGMALEPAEIGAAEPDNPELDDMRRRLRVSLLFTLPVFALSMAEMLPGDPVGHALGSLRVASLPARPLVLALLASPVVLWGGWPFFQRAWVSLRTLRLNMFTLIGVGTGVAYGYSLVAALAPGLFPAELRGHHGEVGVYFEASAVIVTLVLLGQVLELRARAATSSAVRALLSLAPALAHRLDASGNEADAPLDSIHVGDRLRVRPGEKVPTDGVLLEGESRVDESMLTGEAAPVAKSAGDRVTGATLNTTGSFVLRAERVGADTLLARIVRQVMEAQRTRAPIQRLADRVSASFVPAVVVAALVAFGIWISVGPAPRLAYALVAAISVLIIACPCALGLATPMSIMVGTGRGARSGILFKNAEALERLAAVDTVLVDKTGTLTEGRPRVTAVSALGGRSETELLALAASLEVGSEHPLGRALVEHARAEKLTLTPAEGFSATPGRGVSGRVGAHEVRIGNAAHLQDAGIEPGELGAGESAGRTLVLIAVDGALDGVVEVSDPVKSTTAEALASLRAEGIQVIMVTGDREAAARVVAKELGIADVHAGVSPSEKAELVAKLQSQGRVVLMAGDGINDAPALARADVGVAMGNGTDVALESAHVALVRGDLRAIARARALSRATLTNIRQNLGWAFVYNALGVPVAAGALYPVFGMLLSPMIAAAAMSLSSVSVIGNALRLRNVAL
- a CDS encoding TSUP family transporter, whose translation is MFDVALLLCLGVAAGALTTLAGLGGGLLLLLGLSLLWDPVRALAVTTPALLIGNLHRGWVLRERVNWAVARAFALGAVPGAAVGGLAAVSVPPVAVNVLMLLVTALSLGRALGAFDVRAPARAMTPAGFVIGGLTGTAGGAGVLTGPLFLSAGLSGDAYAGTIAASGVAMHLGRVAGYGAGGLLTRDLWLWSGSLALALVSGNALGRRLRRFTEKLPEGGVEHAVLVVCVVLAVTGLGRS
- a CDS encoding LysR family transcriptional regulator — encoded protein: MDDLKHLLLIAERGTFTQAARAAHLTQPALSVSVRRLEQAFGARLLDRGRHGAELTAAGREVASRARVALSAIEDARRAVAELEGLDKGVVRLGAGATTATYLLPSLLGRFRKRHPGVRIVLRELTRDEALDQLESGGLDIAVLTGPDGEHWRDDAFVLVAAPGVRLEGAPFLTFPKGTVTREMLDRHFPEADIVMELGSIAAIKGHVAEGIGVALISRAAITRDLAIGRLVQLRHPATPIPRQLVLCHRGALRLPPAAAALRELMLSVRG